The following are encoded in a window of Castanea sativa cultivar Marrone di Chiusa Pesio chromosome 5, ASM4071231v1 genomic DNA:
- the LOC142635736 gene encoding zinc finger BED domain-containing protein RICESLEEPER 1-like, whose amino-acid sequence MADYMKTKFEKYWGNFDNMKHLLYVGLVLDPQYKMRYLKYCFGTLYKNQKVVDMAKRIKVILVDLYNAYAQNQVGSSSASVAAQAQGQKPSGSMEGDDSSVVDAKAMRMMGFKEHLKGINSSNTKSEVDKYLLESCEDVFDDNFDILAWWKVNSP is encoded by the coding sequence atggcTGATTACATGaagacaaaatttgaaaagtattgGGGGAACTTTGATAATATGAAGCACTTGTTGTATGTAGGGCTAGTTCTTGATCCTCAATACAAGATGAGGTATCTTAAGTACTGTTTTGGTACTTTGTATAAGAACCAAAAGGTTGTTGATATGGCAAAAAGAATAAAGGTTATTTTGGTGGATTTATATAATGCTTATGCTCAAAATCAAGTGGGGAGTAGTAGTGCTAGTGTTGCTGCACAAGCCCAAGGCCAAAAACCAAGTGGATCAATGGAGGGAGATGATTCTAGTGTGGTTGATGCGAAGGCAATGAGGATGATGGGATTTAAGGAGCACTTGAAGGGTATTAATTCTTCAAATACCAAATCAGAAGTTGATAAATACTTGTTAGAGAGTTGTGAAGATGTCTTTGatgataattttgatattttggcttGGTGGAAGGTTAATTCTCCATGA